The Humulus lupulus chromosome 7, drHumLupu1.1, whole genome shotgun sequence region tctaggtattcagatcattagggatagaaagaacaaactcttaagctctatctcaagcagcttacatagataaagtacttaaacgtttctcaatgacaaattccaagaaagggcatctactgtcccaccatggaattcatctttcaaagaagcagtctccccagactcctgaagaggaagatgcaatgagaaaagttcattacgcatctacagttggaagtctgatgtatactatgttgtgtactagaccagatatttgttatgcagtgggagtagtgagcaggtatcagttaAACCCAGGATCCAAACATTGgctagcagttaagcatatcctgaagtatttaaggtgaactagggattatatgttagtctacaagggtggtgttctgaaccctgtaggctacactgatttagattttcagactgatgtcgatgacgggaagtctacttctgaaatggtgtttactcttgggggtggggctatgatatggagaagcgtgaAGCAATCTGcgatcttagattccaccatggaggctgaatacatagcttcattagaagcagctaaggaaataatcTGGCTAAAGAAGCTCTATTTAGATCTTGGTGTtgttccagaaatggataaactgcttgtgttgttttgtgacaacacaagaGCGATGGCCAACTCAAAataacctcgaagtcacaagaggagtaagcgtaTAGAAGGAAGTATCAtattattcaagaatatgtggctaggggagatgtgaaggttaggAAGATTACATCTAAAGACAATCTtccagatccgtttacaaagacactaccaaaagctacatttgataagcatatcaaagaaatgtgattagtagaattaaggcattagtttcaattagagaaagtgggagtttgttggggttttatgccctaattaaaactcaatttctttgtaatctcatttattatcaataaagaatagaaatcattttttgacttggttaatcactttacttacatgttttatttccatgattatttgtttaatataaaattttattaaatcctgagcatatagctaatcatatttatagtgatgtaatcacaatggaatataaatatgattatatgttcaaaatcagttagtcctaagattagtcagtgcacatgatttacactgacttgccaatctacgatatgatatacatacacattgtagtgttatgttctttccagaacattagcaaagtagataagatcggatgtatttgttacatcagactggaccgatattgacagtagatcgGATAAGtgaacatactgttattatctattctagtcatatcatatagttgaccataggtcaattcattctcaattatgagtggttagtattctaacttattgtattatttgagttctttgacttgtttgttaccagcttaccctacagactagcccatacttacatcttgggaactcagtaatataattgagtgggagtgttaatcataaatatgaacatctatagcttctgatgaagaagtgaaatgatggtttccttttagtttggttcaaggtgctaaatgatagagatctcatttcagtaattaatattagtttactgaaatatcatttacaaggaactaagtgttttagggataaaatacaatgaggggtacaaaagtattttagtcccatctcattgtagaccgtctatagaggattgaatgacaattatggttgtaacaatggataattaataacgtatttatattgcttatagagcgttctatgaattcaagagtgcaattctgagtctttagtggagtcacacgaggaattaataagttagtaaatttatttgttaaatttatgataacttattggagcttgattttgtAGGCCCATGGTTCCCACCGTACCTTAGATAacatcatctagatagtctcaattaattgatttaattatcaattagaattatcaaagttgaccaagtcaattttggatagtttcacagagttatgtaatttagggAAGAAAAGAGAtattagggaagatttattaattagataaattggtatctaaattaataaataagtttaaataaaggttgaaattataaataattaattaaatcaatggaaaataatacatgtcttgcttttaagtccaacgggcttaatcaaatgggaaaattcacaggcctaaagcccatgataatttctacctagggctgttaattgactattattttattgattttttaattaaataagtgacctaattgtgtctataaaaggaatgctaagtgagagttgaaaacatatgtttttgagaagattagaagatctagtcttgatgctctaggttttagattctctctacagtaTAAGTCTTTtcctaagcctcaatattcttctctctgtatctatctcatgtgttgagaattgcccactctagtctaggtgattctaaggatactttggaaggctgtgaagataATTGAAGaatagttcagtttcttggtgataccttgcgacagaaaggatacaagggttagagaaactgaaggaatgactcaatcattcctCTGCACAacaatgtaagtgttcttatcattaacTCTgtatgaattaaattttagaaacatgttctaggttttcttatattaatttgtttaatataagatttacatgaaaatgaacaagatcctgtataagttttcccaacaactgtcCGTCTTCTCGAGCCATCTGTAGAGTCTAGTGTCGAAGGTGTAGAACCCTTGTTGGTGTATTTGGTGGAGCTCCTTGGACATCTGAAACAACAAACCAAGCAGTTATCACCTTGACCCGAAGAAATATGggtcaaaatgagaatcccaAAGACTATTGCTCGAGGAGAAGGGAAGAAAGAGTTTCTAAGGATGTGGGGTGTCCTCGGGGCCAAAGAGTCGACACCGGAGAACACCACCGGAAATTATGAACACTGCCGAAATTCAAGATTTTTCCACAATCCGATTGATTGCCTAGAAAGGCAAAAATTGCCTAAGGTGTGCAGTAGGCCATTTTGACACTTTCAAATGGAAAAATGTGTCTAGAAAGACCTATAAAAGGTCAAAATTGCCCCTCAAATGCCACAAAAAAAGACATTCCTAAGCATGCACCAAAACTATCACATGAAACTCGACGCAAACACGAAACCAAACACAAAACTAGTAAATACTCACCCGAGATATAGTGTCGATAGGTGCTGAAGTGAGTCCGAACTCTGAAGAATCGCTTGACGTTCACCTAGAAATAAGACGATTCTCTCCAACCGTCTAGAATTGCAGTGGAACCTCATGAATGGCTGAAGGACTGGGAAGCTTGAGAAATAAGAGAGAGTTTTTGAGATTTTGAATTTCAGATTGTTAAAGTTCATATTGAGAGgcagtttttgagtttttaaactcgtagaacttggggtggaagcaaCCCCACCCCGACCGTTGGATTATCTACAATGTAGGTACTCCAAAACAATCCAACGAAGAGGATCCAAAAGGTGCGGATCGTGATCATTGAAATTGGAAAAGGACGCCTTGGACACGGGGCGAAGGGACGCCTAGGGTACGAATTTGACATTTTAGGCTGTGGAGTTGACCCCTCATTAATTGCACGGATTGATGAGCCGTGCAGTCAACACGTGGTGTGATTTTCCAGAATGATGCCGGGGGAAGACCAAATGTCTCCCCCAGAAGAATTTTTCGAATTACTCATCTCAACCTAAATCTCCACTGTCcgaggacgagtgaagacttgggggtaaatgttgtccgtattttcaccaCCCGCCATGtggcaattaggagtaattaaTGACAAGACAAGGTATGATGTTTTCGAAGTGTGAACTCCTCCAGGTACCTCGAGCAAGCTAGATACGGATGTCTCCAAGGGAGGCCATCCCCTAAGGTTCGTCCTCGaggtgtggatgtctccaagtgagatcCTCGCGCCTTCTTTAGTCAGCTATCCTCCATGTCTAGATTTTTTTCCTCGAGACCTAGACGAGCTGTCAGGTGTAAGTCACTACGCGTATGAACCACCAGaagatcgtctgacaaccttttgGAAAATTctcgagtagtggtgtcgagtcgtacactcgacaatcgacatttcccactACGCTGCCTGACATGGGGAAAACGTGCAGCCGCACCCTGACACCGTTAGGGGCGTGTTTCCTATAAAGTTGGTAGACAACTTTTTGCAATGGGACCCGTGTAATTTGCCTGGGCTAGTGTACTCCCTTTTGTATTAATTTAGATTAATACCCCAACAATGGGggaatttttatttaatatatattattaacattaatgaccctaACGTCTATAAATATGGCTGGGGTATTTCCTTGTAAGGAGTCagatttagagagagaaactctgtaactcagtgcaatatatacgctacCTCAGAAATAACattcaagcttcaagctcactaaataccagagactcgtggactagggctctttatAGCCCGAACCACGTCAAACCCATgtgttcttttctattatttttaaactctttgattaggttgatagcgaaaaaggtagTCAACACCTTTGTTATGAAAATTTGTACAAAACTTTTATTGAATAAATcttgggtttatacttttttggatcttgtgttttgtccGATTACTTGTGTTGGACCttttgttttgacaaattatatttttgaccccatgttttgtaaaatagttcaaatagatccctaaacctgattttgatgaaaaaaattgAATACAACAACACAATTGTTCGGTAGAATTATCATgcttttgttctgagttgttagtttgatgaattatttgtgattttagttcaaaaaactttaatCGAAATCAGATTAAGGGTCCATTTTaacatttttataaaatatagggtccaaaaagtaatttatcaaaatacatagTCCAAATAGGTAATTAGACAAAACGCAAAGCCCAAAAATGTATAAATCTATAAGGGCTTGTTTGGATCTTGAATTTTAGTAAGAAAAttttttatgaagaaaaataGAAGGGAAAAATGGAGGACATGTTTTCAACAAATTTGATGAGagacttttttttaatatatatatatattttgtagatatttataattattgtaaattttaaaaaattatactatatttaattttgaatttttctaGAAAAATATTTCTTAATTTATTGATTCAATCCAAACATGAGAAAATGGAATCCTtcatatttcattttttttatctcttaAAATCCAAGTTCCAAATAAGGCTTAAATAGTTGATTCTTAAACATGTTTGGATTgtgtcaataaaataataattctttttctagaaaacttaaaacttaaatgtagtataattttttaaaacttacAACTATTATAaatacataaaatatatatatatatatattaaaataaatctcTTATTAAATTTATGGAAAACattttcctccattttttcctAAAAATTTTCCATGCTAAAATCTATAGTCCAAACAAAGCCTAACACTTTTGGAAAttgcttgaaattattttataaagcttGGAATTTTAAATCTTTCCAAAGAGCCCATAATACATGACTTCCCATCTCATTTTTCTAGTTTTGGCCAAGTTGTATACTAGAATCAGATTTGGAGGAGAATCATATTTATGTAAGTAAAAAAATGCTTTTACAGCCTTAGTTGTGTGCATAAGCAACCTATTTGTTTCTTTATAAATCAATAAGTTGTATAGCTATATACATGTCTCAATGTGTGAAGCTATTGACATCATAATAAACTATTGATTCACTATTAATTTCAGGACATGAATGGTGTTAGAAATtggtattaaaaaaaaatgttgctTTGTTGCACTTTATgaaaaatcttgtgttcttattcttctaaatacaaaaaacataaatCGTTAGCTCCGAATGATAAATAAATTGCTTCTCAACTAATGAATGCATTATTAAATTGATGGTAAACTCTCATGTAAATTGACTAAACTTGAGTCGATATGTATGAAATACTACTTTTGCATGCCTAATACATTTTCCAAACAAAAAACTAATTTAGAAGTGTGGAAAAATAAATAGTTGTTATTCTTTTGATCGATTATATATTTGAGAAAGCAAACTAAATGTTAATATATGTTTCTCTAATAAACTATTTTTTGGAGTATAAATTAATAAGAAAAAATATAGCTTATAATAATCTTGCCAAAATAGCCAGAAAGCAGAGAAGATCTCAAAGTCAACATTTGTAATCACTATTAGGAATCAGTTAGGTTGATTCAGTTAGGATAGTCTGTTATAATCTGTTATTATGGTCATTTGTTCTCCATTCAGTTGTAACTAACTAGTCTAATGTAACTCAGCCTATATATAAACGCTCTCCATGTATTATTCCAAGTATGGTTAGTAATGAAATAATCTCTTTGTTTCTCAAACACTAATATGGTATGAAGCCAAATACTATCCGAAAACCCCAATCACGACTACAATCTTCTTATCCCGTCAACCATGGAAAGAACACAAAGCTCCGCACCGGCAAACGACGGGACCGATTCAACTTCTGAACAGCCCACCACCGGTCACAATCAGAGAACCAGAGTTCAATCAACTCCCAGTAATCGCATTTCCGCACAGAACAATCGCACTACTACTATTAATCACACTTTTGCTCACGATGGCACCAATCCGACTGTTTCTGCAAATTGATTCTCTGTCTTCGAAACCCCAAATTGGTCTTCCCATGAAGAGAACAGAGATCCCGATCACTTGAGCTCTAATGAAAATCCAGGAGCACTGAttgtttccaccattcttactgGTCCCAATTTTCATTCTTGGAAAAGAGGGATAATCGTTTCTTTAGGAGCCAAGAACAAGCTTCCCTTAATCGATGGATCTCTACCCCAACCTGATGATGGCGACCCCCTTCTTGTGTCTTGGTGCCGATGCAATCACATGATTATAGCTTGGCTCTACAACTCAGTCTCCAAATAAATTTCTGACAACATCATGTATCTAAACAATGACGCTGCTATTTGGAACGAGCTCCATGATCACTTCAATCATGGAAATGGGCCTCGCGTATTTCAACCACGTACCCATCTTCAGTCCCTATGACAAGGAGATCAAATTGTGAGCATCTATTTCACAAAACAGAAAGCTCTTTGGGATCAAATCTGTGATTTTCGACCATGCCTGCTATGCAAATGTGGGGCTATGCAGATATTGCAACATCACTACAATGAAGAATTTGTTTTGCAATTCTTGACTGGCCTTGTGTGCGAAATCCTTCTTATTGAACCATTCCCATCAATTTCAAAGGTGTTTAACATGATTATTCAAGCAGAAAATCAAAGGACCCTTGGCACCATACCACCAATTGCCACTACTCTTACCCAACCAAGTACTTCCAATCCTTCTCAACCACCTAAAAACAAGAAGCCCCGGCCCTACTGCTCTAATTGTCACAagcttggacatttagtggacAAATGCTTCTTCATTCATGGTTTTCTTCCAGGGTACGACTCCAAGAAGAACACAAATCCAACTGTTAATTCCACATCTTTAACCACAGATACATCTACTGCAGACGCTAGTTCCATCAATAAGCTCACCACTCAATGTCAGCATCTTTTTTCTCTACTCAGTCAGCAATTGAAACCCAATGATTCTTATCCCGAAACACAGCCTGTCGTCTCAAACTTCTCTGGTAACATCTCTCAATACTCCTCTAATGTTTGGATAGTAGATAGCGGTGCCTCCCATCATGTTTCTCATGACATTAAGTGTTTTGATTCttttaattcttcttcatttgcAAAAACAGTTACTCTTCCTACTGGTTTAAAGGCACAAATAATTAATACTTGAATTGTTAAACTTAATGCTAATAGTACCTTGCATAACGTGCTACATGTtccaaatttttaatttaatcttTTTTAAATTAGTGCTTTCTTACAAACCAACTCATGTTCCTTTCTTTTTACTGCTGATTATTGTAAAATACAGGGACTTTCAATGACTTCGAGCATTGGGATAGCTAAGAAAATTGGCAACCTATACTATGTCGAACAACAATTTTCTCCACACTTTGTTTTAGTTTATGCTATTTTAGATTCTTGTAATGATGGGAATCAGTGGCATACAAgactttgtaacgccctactagcttagagccgttaccaagtgagtttaaaatgtgcaattaactcgctaaacgaagtttttagaataaaagttgactaagcaaaagtcaaggctgtaatctttgaaaatactctatttcattgaaaatttcaagtgtctaacatcccaaaataaggtttacaaaatatttacaactcaaaataggtttacagttTATTaaaaccaaagcagtcgggcaggccaaacatgtatgcgctgcttcacgctctccgtactcatggctggttgactttttctttgcccttacttgcaacacagagcacccgtgagccgaagcccagcaagaaaactcatacagcatataacatatgcatattatataatcaacatatcagataatccacagataaacagatagtccatcagactaaacaaatacggccatgccgtcccagaagcattaccaaagcctggggtcttggttctcaccgtaaggatatcccatgtatccattggggtctcaccctaacaataagcactccatgtgctaagtgttattcctggccccactgccgttctcggcccttcgtcgTTCTCGGCTCCCTGCTGTTCCcagctcctttgccgttcattctactataatcacatatagcataactcaaacaacattcaagcatataataattcaatcaaggctacaccctaacatgtaatacaatctagggccgtgccctgcaacaacattatgggcccatgccctgctctacgggtactacagttttcttacctgtatcctgagctCCTCAAtccaccaaagtcacgagcacggtcctctatcccgagcctctccgaaaacctagtcacaacacatataaaacaccctttaatacaACTAATccaaaaaccacttcccgggacctatcccacactctcgggacctccaatttcccaaaacaatgcaatagaaacattccccgagcccccggggaaaatgcccaaaattgcaaaatttcactgcccagaaaatagcctagcgccgcggcactaccctttaagggccgcggcgcccagaaagtcccccagctcctgatgcagccttgcgccgcggcgccccttcgcgaacccagaattttgggttttcctctgcattttccccgagccaaaacacctccaatccaacccaaacacatacctaaaccccaaaaccaatttgaaacatcaaatgaaccatctaacaacctataaacaccagcaacaaggtcaaacacacaatcacacccaaaatccatactttggtttcaaacttcagaaacttaaaccagtaggccaaaaacttaaaccaaagcttgaaaaacttaaaccatgcttccaaattcttaaacgACATTAGATACGAAAATTTaaagatgtttaaaactcttacctcaatcaataactcagcttgaactccctccaatcccagctttaacccaattcctcttgattatcaagttgaattctcatgcaaaaccagccataactatctttcaattttcattcttactttctaaaatcaagcttGAAACTTAGCAAAACAGGGaataaattcttacctctgaataatcctTGGCCTGAGTTTGATTTTACACCCTTAAGctcttcactagcctcaaagGACTCAGCTCACCTCCTCTTCtactttgccttctaggttcttagttttcctttttcttcttgaTTCCTCTAGCCTTCCAAAACTTAACTTCAATCACACTTAGCATAAAGTATCGTGAATATTCATTCCCCCAACTGAAGGTTTCTATACCCTGCCAAAAGACTACTTTACCCCTCCATATAATTCATTTCCTAACtcaacctcaagggcatttttgccatttcacctttcttacaaatctaccatttttCTCACTTAAAGTAACTATCTCAGCggttaccaatggtcactcaagttactcaattaccattaaccattaactcacaaactcaaattataaaattcccaaaatacccctagactcctcccgagccgggtatttaatcctgttgtgacttttaaactaattagctccctaggaccgtctcggcacgtgcatcacaataatatcaccactcacacgtggtattaaccatataatacaattatcacatttatgccctcagcgggttaaaattaccaatttacccctaacaaaaaaatgaggcccacatgcatatttattccacctaaacatgcattctaatcacatattcatttaaattcatatatcaacatgttaattcacttattgccctccaggcacgcgaatcaaggtcctaaaccttattagcaaattgagGTGTTACAGACTTGGTCACCCCTCACCAATTCATTAAATAAAAGTCTATCCTTTTCTGCTCATAAAGCACACAATTTACATTGTTCAGTATGTCACTTTGCTTAAAAAAAAAGGCTGTCATTTCCATCAAATAATAACATGTATTTAGCACCTTTTGATTTATTACATTTACACATATGGGGTCCTTTTCATGAATCTTTGaaggatatatttttttttaccattGTTGATGATTATACCTGGAAcgaccaaaaatcactaataaggcttaagggcattgattagtgtgccgggagggcataattggtttatgcgtGATTTAAAtgttttaatgcatgattatgtgataagcatgcttatatgattatatggatatatgagatgcatgattatgagtattggTATGCGTGTAGGTCTTGTTtagattataggggcatatttgtaattttggcccgttgagggcataaatgtgattattttccatgaattgttgagatcacattattatgtggacatatttgcagcatatggctcgacacggtcctagtgagcagtttgacgaaatagtcacgacggggatttatactcggctgggGGGAGCCTGGGAGTATTCTTGGGAATTTAGGAGATTAGTAGACTTTGGGTAAATggttggtaattaattggacgatgggatttaagtggtaaatattaggaacactctaGGAATTATTGGGAATTGGGAGTAAATGACCATTCAACCCCTAGAATAAGTTATATGTTAGTTTTATTtaggagggcattatggtcatttctaAGTTAAGGATATGATCAGCTCTCTATGGTAGATTAATACAAAAGGATATAGAACAATTAAGGAAAGAAAAGAGGAAAAAGACTTCAGcttgctctctctctccctttcaccTTGGTGTTCATCCTTTTGGCTGTTGAAGAAGCTTGAAGTTTGGGAGAAGTAGACAGAAAATTAAGGAGAATTCAGTTGGTGTTGGAGCTGGAAGTTCAGAGGAGAAGTCAACTAAATTTGAGGTAAGAGCTTCAATTTCATCTTTGAGTTATGCTGAATGGTTTAAGTTGAATGTTAGGTTCTTGAGTATAAACTTAGTGATGAATTGGGCTGATGGTTTGAGTAGAAAATTCAGTGGTTATATTGTGATTCTTATGGATGAATTAAGGTGTTGATGTTTGTTTATGTTGCTGGGAGTTATAGGTTAAAAGTAGGGGTGATTATGGGTTTAAATTCGTGGCTGGTTTAGTGTGAAGTTGAGGGGAAAATTCTAGGTAATTGGGTGAGTTCGTGGCTGGGAAAAGGAGGAAAACCTAGGTTTTCCCTGGGTTCgcagggcgcgccgcgacccagcctgAGGCGCCGCGACGtgtgtggcccttctggcctagcctgctctctgacttgggggcgcgccacgacttgcttggccaagtcgcgactcgcCTATCCTTTGGCGTGAGAGcttgctctttgacttggggcaagtcgcgattGGCTGAACCAAGTTGCGACCTGCCTGGGAGTTTTAAGCTTAGAGGAGTTCTTAGGGTTGTCAGGGCTCGGGCATTCGAACCTAGGGGCTCGGGACAATTTTTACTatcgaggctagggatcgtgcttggAGTCAGTTCACCTTcttcgctcggaatcaaaggtaagaaaactgcacccttttatGTGCataagttgggactaagagttccctatacttgtatgtaatgTTGTATGATGGCATTATGTCACGTGAGTAtaaaataaacggcctaagagtgccagaattaatattggcgcacaaggacgcggctcgaccattggtagttgaggttaattat contains the following coding sequences:
- the LOC133788717 gene encoding uncharacterized protein LOC133788717 isoform X1, which codes for MQILQHHYNEEFVLQFLTGLVCEILLIEPFPSISKVFNMIIQAENQRTLGTIPPIATTLTQPSTSNPSQPPKNKKPRPYCSNCHKLGHLVDKCFFIHGFLPGYDSKKNTNPTVNSTSLTTDTSTADASSINKLTTQCQHLFSLLSQQLKPNDSYPETQPVVSNFSGTFNDFEHWDS
- the LOC133788717 gene encoding uncharacterized protein LOC133788717 isoform X2 — encoded protein: MQILQHHYNEEFVLQFLTGLVCEILLIEPFPSISKVFNMIIQAENQRTLGTIPPIATTLTQPSTSNPSQPPKNKKPRPYCSNCHKLGHLVDKCFFIHGFLPGYDSKKNTNPTVNSTSLTTDTSTADASSINKLTTQCQHLFSLLSQQLKPNDSYPETQPVVSNFSGKGKAKLDQP